The following are from one region of the Paenibacillus sp. JZ16 genome:
- a CDS encoding TerC family protein — METTAAEFFLALINIVFLDLILAGDNAIVIGLAARNLPKETQKKAIIYGTAGAVILRIIATILVVWLLNIPWLLLVGGVLLIGIAYKLMTDDNNDHGNIKAGKSLGAAIRTIIVADAAMGLDNVIAVAGAAKHNMILVTLGLLISVPIVVWGSTLFIKLINRFPWIIYVGSAVLAYTASSMITEEKHFMGYFEAHQIIKYLFIAAIIVGVLTAGHLKKRSAGRRQSSSQS, encoded by the coding sequence ATGGAAACCACAGCCGCTGAATTTTTTCTTGCATTAATCAACATTGTATTTTTGGATCTGATCTTGGCCGGGGACAATGCCATTGTGATCGGTCTTGCAGCACGCAATCTTCCGAAGGAAACCCAGAAAAAAGCAATTATCTACGGCACGGCCGGAGCTGTTATTCTTCGCATCATTGCCACCATCCTCGTTGTCTGGCTGCTTAACATTCCTTGGTTACTGCTTGTGGGAGGCGTGCTCCTGATTGGCATTGCCTACAAGCTGATGACCGACGACAATAATGACCATGGCAATATCAAAGCCGGGAAAAGCCTTGGCGCTGCTATTCGTACGATCATTGTAGCGGATGCCGCTATGGGCCTGGACAATGTCATTGCCGTTGCCGGCGCTGCGAAACACAATATGATCCTTGTAACGCTGGGCCTGCTCATCAGCGTACCTATCGTGGTATGGGGCAGCACGCTGTTTATCAAACTGATCAACCGTTTCCCATGGATTATCTATGTAGGTTCTGCGGTACTTGCGTACACGGCGTCCTCCATGATTACCGAAGAGAAGCATTTTATGGGATATTTCGAAGCGCACCAGATTATTAAATATCTCTTCATTGCTGCCATCATTGTCGGTGTGCTGACTGCAGGACATCTGAAAAAAAGATCTGCCGGACGCCGTCAGTCATCCAGCCAGTCATAA
- a CDS encoding TerC family protein: METIFLLGQILMINLVLSGDNALVIAMASKDLPEIHRRRAVWIGTAGAVLLRCILTFLAVLLLKIPFLQAGGALLLIWIAVKLMMQKEHDHANLAKASTIWAAVNTILIADFVMSLDNVLAIAGLAKGDLALIVIGILLSIPIVVWGSGMIASLLHKFPVLLYIGAGILAFTAGEMLIQDSRVGLLLAYWMPYAHNLLPIVIAGAVVLIGGLQTVRRPL; this comes from the coding sequence GTGGAGACGATTTTTTTGTTGGGACAGATATTGATGATCAATCTTGTACTCAGTGGCGACAATGCGCTGGTCATCGCGATGGCCAGCAAAGACCTTCCCGAAATACACCGCAGACGGGCGGTCTGGATCGGGACCGCAGGGGCTGTTCTCTTACGGTGTATTCTGACTTTTTTGGCGGTTTTGCTGCTGAAAATTCCATTTTTACAGGCTGGCGGCGCCTTATTGTTGATCTGGATCGCAGTCAAACTCATGATGCAGAAGGAGCATGACCATGCAAACTTGGCCAAAGCTTCAACGATATGGGCTGCAGTCAATACGATATTGATTGCCGATTTCGTGATGAGCCTGGATAATGTCTTGGCCATTGCAGGGCTTGCAAAAGGCGATCTCGCCTTGATTGTCATCGGAATATTATTAAGCATTCCCATCGTTGTATGGGGAAGCGGGATGATCGCAAGCCTGCTTCACAAGTTTCCCGTGCTGCTTTACATAGGTGCCGGTATTCTAGCTTTTACAGCAGGCGAAATGCTCATACAGGATTCCCGCGTAGGGCTGCTTCTGGCTTACTGGATGCCTTATGCCCACAATCTGCTGCCGATTGTCATTGCAGGTGCCGTCGTTCTCATAGGCGGATTACAGACGGTGAGACGGCCCTTGTAA